One Nilaparvata lugens isolate BPH unplaced genomic scaffold, ASM1435652v1 scaffold1848, whole genome shotgun sequence genomic window carries:
- the LOC111055292 gene encoding LOW QUALITY PROTEIN: N-alpha-acetyltransferase 30A (The sequence of the model RefSeq protein was modified relative to this genomic sequence to represent the inferred CDS: inserted 2 bases in 1 codon): MEKCNELVENECSLKPTFDLKDNLDHSSCLSENSKRPEKLVGDSNYNIEVVKGGKNSAFKDVQASSSCSKARNSTSAHAGPNGCGLEINSAEKLSHLLNHLLNSGGHDNACNPDSSSQISKVSSELSSEHSVEVNDKHCNHNNVENSGPSSDGTKSIEPPVNNLREVEDSDASVSKLEYVSYESELQMPDIMRLIQKDLSEPYSIYTYRYFIHNWPKLCFLAMDGNTCVSAGAIVCKLDIHRKVVKRGYIAMLAVDENYRKRKIGSNLVLKAIRAMVADNADEVVLETDXTNQPALRLYENLGFVRDKRLFRYYLNGVDALRLKLWLR; this comes from the exons ATGGAGAAGTGCAACGAATTAGTGGAAAATGAGTGTTCTCTGAAGCCTACCTTTGACCTCAAAGATAACTTGGATCATAGTAGTTGCCTTTCGGAAAACTCCAAGCGGCCTGAAAAATTAGTGGGAGACtcaaattataatatagaaGTAGTCAAAGGTGGGAAAAACTCAGCCTTCAAAGATGTCCAAGCCAGCTCTTCATGTTCTAAAGCAAGAAACTCGACAAGTGCACATGCGGGACCAAACGGATGTGGGTTAGAAATAAATTCAGCCGAAAAATTATCACACTTACTCAACCATTTACTTAATTCTGGTGGACATGATAACGCTTGTAACCCAGATAGCTCTAGTCAAATTTCAAAAGTATCTAGTGAGTTAAGTTCGGAACATTCTGTTGAAGTGAATGACAAACATTGTAACCATAACAATGTTGAAAACAGTGGGCCTTCTAGTGACGGAACCAAATCAATTGAACCCCCTGTAAATAATTTGAGGGAAGTTGAAGATTCAGATGCAAGTGTATCAAAACTAGAATATGTTTCTTATGAGTCTGAACTTCAAATGCCTGATATTATGAGGCTGATACAAAAAGACCTTTCAGAACCATATTCGATATACACGTATAGATATTTCATCCACAATTGGCCAAAACTTTGTTTTCTG GCCATGGATGGCAATACGTGCGTTAGTGCCGGTGCCATTGTATGCAAACTTGATATACACAGAAAAGTCGTTAAAAGAGGATACATCGCTATGCTCGCTGTCGACGAGAACTACAGAAAACGGAAAATAG gGTCAAATTTGGTGCTTAAAGCGATTCGTGCAATGGTAGCAGATAATGCTGACGAG GTGGTGTTGGAGACAGA AACAAATCAACCAGCACTTCGTCTGTACGAGAATTTAGGCTTTGTAAGAGATAAACGATTGTTCAGGTATTACCTGAATGGGGTTGATGCACTACGACTGAAACTGTGGTTGAGGTGA